One Campylobacterota bacterium DNA window includes the following coding sequences:
- a CDS encoding TlpA disulfide reductase family protein — MRFSLFFTSLISITLLFQGCGDDSAEDAMVSTATFNLMDTQGKGYTVEKRGTNFTLSTGKDKVVLFDIFATWCPPCQAEVKHLGNLQKKYGDDLIIMGITIEDDKSNAELEAFREKYKGGNYLISNKADNKELARAIASTIGVGQQFPIPLMVLYKNGEYVTHYAGATHEEIIDHDIAEALER, encoded by the coding sequence ATGCGTTTTTCACTCTTTTTTACCTCTTTGATCTCGATAACCCTCCTGTTTCAGGGATGCGGTGACGATTCGGCCGAAGATGCGATGGTTTCTACCGCTACGTTCAACCTGATGGATACCCAAGGCAAGGGTTATACCGTCGAGAAACGGGGAACCAACTTCACCCTCAGCACCGGCAAAGATAAAGTCGTTCTTTTCGATATTTTCGCCACCTGGTGCCCTCCCTGCCAGGCCGAAGTGAAACACCTCGGTAATCTCCAGAAAAAATACGGCGACGACCTGATTATCATGGGGATCACGATCGAAGACGACAAAAGCAATGCCGAGCTCGAAGCATTTCGCGAAAAGTACAAAGGTGGAAACTACCTGATCAGCAACAAAGCCGACAACAAAGAGCTCGCCCGAGCGATCGCGTCGACCATCGGGGTCGGACAGCAATTCCCGATACCGCTGATGGTGCTGTACAAAAACGGCGAATACGTCACCCACTATGCCGGCGCCACCCACGAAGAGATCATCGATCACGACATCGCCGAAGCACTGGAGCGTTAA
- the ftsY gene encoding signal recognition particle-docking protein FtsY: MFGFIKKGLQKTVDAIAAVLPEKKATVSKDELENILLEADVEYDLVEIILRELYQENVTREQLESKLLATLAFAQNTLPDNPDKPTVTLIIGVNGAGKTTTIAKLAQRHLNNGERVILGAGDTFRAAAIEQLTRWADKLEIPIVSSRQGHDPSAVAYDTIESAKARGFEQVIIDTAGRLHTQTNLGNELKKIVRICDKAHPGSPHRKILILDGTQGSSAIAQAKAFNEMVGVDGIIITKLDGTAKGGSVFSIAYALKLPILYIGVGESAEHLIPFDKYEFVDGILDAIFGEKAA, encoded by the coding sequence ATGTTCGGATTCATCAAAAAAGGGCTCCAAAAAACGGTCGACGCGATCGCGGCGGTACTCCCCGAAAAAAAAGCCACCGTCTCCAAGGATGAACTCGAAAACATCCTCCTCGAAGCCGACGTCGAATACGACCTCGTCGAAATCATCCTCCGCGAACTCTATCAGGAAAACGTCACCCGCGAACAGCTCGAGTCGAAACTCCTCGCGACCCTGGCATTCGCCCAGAACACCCTCCCCGACAACCCCGACAAACCGACCGTCACCCTCATTATCGGCGTCAACGGGGCCGGGAAAACGACGACGATCGCCAAACTGGCCCAACGCCACCTCAACAACGGCGAACGGGTCATCCTGGGTGCGGGAGACACCTTCCGCGCCGCCGCGATCGAACAGCTCACCCGCTGGGCCGACAAACTCGAAATCCCCATCGTCTCTTCGCGCCAGGGGCATGATCCCAGCGCCGTGGCGTACGATACGATCGAATCGGCCAAAGCGCGGGGGTTTGAGCAGGTCATCATCGATACCGCCGGACGCCTCCACACCCAGACGAATCTGGGGAACGAACTCAAAAAAATCGTCCGCATCTGCGACAAGGCCCATCCCGGATCGCCCCACCGCAAAATCCTCATTCTCGACGGGACACAGGGGAGTTCCGCGATCGCCCAGGCCAAAGCGTTCAACGAGATGGTGGGTGTTGATGGGATCATCATCACCAAGCTCGACGGAACGGCGAAGGGGGGATCGGTTTTCAGTATCGCGTACGCCCTCAAACTCCCGATCCTCTACATCGGCGTCGGGGAGAGTGCGGAACATCTCATCCCGTTTGACAAATACGAATTCGTCGACGGTATCCTCGACGCGATTTTCGGCGAGAAAGCCGCCTGA
- the radA gene encoding DNA repair protein RadA, which yields MAKKKTTLFECQHCGFTTPKWMGRCTNCGGWDSFIELNEQQQEIIKLTSSSPAAGAKAKEITSIVEETTERYSSDDSELDMVLGGGIVPGSLVLIGGSPGVGKSTLLLKIGSNLARQNRNVLYVTGEESEGQVKLRANRLGANVDHLYLLSEIRLEQVLGELHERAYECIIVDSIQTLYSETIPSAPGSVTQVRQITFDLMRIAKERKIAIFIIGHITKEGSIAGPRVLEHMVDVVLYFEGDSGHELRILRGFKNRFGPTSEIGVFEMRGEGLVSAKDLSSRFFNRSKSQSGSALTVIMEGSRPIVLEVQALVSDTHAPNPKRQATGFETNRLNMLLALLERKLELPLNSYDVFVNITGGIKITETSADLAILAAIISSFRNRSISKETVFIGEVSLVGDIREVYQLDQRLKEAASQQITKALIPKKPLEKSSVKCYEIDEVSKLLEWF from the coding sequence ATGGCCAAAAAGAAAACGACCCTCTTCGAATGCCAGCACTGCGGCTTCACCACCCCCAAATGGATGGGCAGATGCACCAACTGCGGCGGCTGGGACAGTTTTATCGAGCTGAACGAACAGCAGCAGGAGATCATCAAACTCACCTCATCATCTCCCGCAGCCGGAGCCAAGGCCAAAGAGATCACGAGTATCGTCGAAGAGACGACCGAGCGTTACAGCAGCGATGACAGCGAACTCGACATGGTTCTCGGCGGCGGAATCGTCCCGGGGTCACTTGTCCTGATCGGAGGGAGTCCCGGGGTGGGAAAATCGACCCTGCTCCTCAAAATCGGCTCCAACCTAGCACGCCAGAACCGTAACGTCCTCTACGTCACGGGCGAGGAGAGCGAAGGACAGGTCAAACTGCGGGCCAACCGCCTCGGGGCCAACGTCGACCACCTCTACCTCCTCAGCGAAATCCGCCTCGAACAGGTTCTGGGCGAACTGCACGAACGCGCGTACGAATGCATCATCGTCGACTCGATCCAGACCCTTTATTCCGAGACGATCCCCTCCGCACCCGGATCGGTGACGCAGGTACGCCAGATCACGTTTGACCTGATGCGCATTGCCAAAGAGCGCAAAATCGCCATCTTCATCATCGGGCACATCACCAAAGAGGGTTCGATCGCCGGCCCGAGGGTACTGGAGCACATGGTGGACGTGGTCTTGTATTTCGAAGGGGACAGCGGTCACGAACTGCGGATCCTGCGCGGGTTCAAAAACCGTTTCGGCCCCACCAGCGAAATCGGCGTATTCGAAATGCGCGGCGAAGGGCTCGTTTCGGCCAAAGACCTCTCCTCGCGTTTTTTCAACCGCTCCAAATCCCAAAGCGGCTCGGCCCTGACCGTCATTATGGAGGGTTCCCGCCCCATCGTGCTGGAAGTGCAGGCGCTGGTGAGCGACACCCACGCCCCCAATCCCAAACGTCAGGCGACGGGGTTCGAAACCAACCGTCTCAACATGCTCCTGGCCCTGCTGGAGCGCAAACTCGAACTGCCGCTCAACAGTTACGACGTCTTCGTCAACATCACGGGCGGCATCAAAATCACCGAAACCTCCGCCGATCTCGCGATTCTCGCCGCCATCATCAGCAGCTTCCGCAACCGCTCCATCTCAAAAGAGACCGTTTTTATCGGCGAAGTCTCGCTCGTCGGGGATATCCGCGAAGTGTACCAACTCGACCAGCGGCTCAAAGAAGCGGCTTCCCAACAGATCACCAAAGCACTCATCCCCAAAAAACCGCTCGAAAAAAGCAGCGTCAAATGCTACGAAATCGACGAAGTGAGTAAACTGCTGGAGTGGTTTTAA
- a CDS encoding carbonic anhydrase, with protein MSLTINPSDLSVQRLKEFAEGNETFQKTYFRKNEAQLLKLAKEGQNPKTLFIGCSDSRVIPDLIVQSNPGDLFVIRNVGNFVAPYKPDEDFHSTAAGIEYAVNVLGVSEIIICGHSHCGAIESLYKTTCDTSMVHTAKWLTLGEKAKSMALIALGDNAPKDNLLRTTEQLSIITQIENLLTYPYVKKLVDSDKLFIHGWYYDIETGTIDYYDPDSYQFRPLSDLAE; from the coding sequence ATGTCATTGACCATCAACCCCTCGGATCTGAGTGTCCAGCGTCTTAAAGAGTTTGCCGAAGGGAACGAAACCTTCCAGAAAACCTACTTCCGCAAGAATGAAGCGCAACTGCTCAAACTTGCAAAAGAAGGTCAAAACCCCAAGACCCTTTTCATCGGATGTTCGGATTCACGGGTCATTCCCGACCTGATCGTCCAGTCCAATCCCGGCGATTTATTCGTTATCCGAAACGTCGGAAACTTCGTCGCTCCCTACAAACCCGACGAGGATTTTCACTCGACCGCGGCGGGAATCGAATACGCCGTGAACGTCCTGGGAGTCTCCGAGATCATCATCTGCGGACATTCTCACTGCGGGGCGATCGAATCGCTGTACAAAACGACGTGCGATACGTCGATGGTCCATACGGCCAAATGGCTGACTCTGGGAGAAAAAGCCAAATCGATGGCATTGATCGCACTGGGAGACAACGCCCCCAAGGACAATCTCCTGCGGACAACCGAGCAACTCTCGATCATCACCCAGATCGAAAACCTTCTCACCTACCCTTACGTCAAAAAACTGGTGGACTCGGATAAACTGTTCATCCACGGGTGGTACTACGATATCGAAACCGGAACGATCGATTACTACGATCCCGATTCCTACCAGTTCCGTCCTCTCAGCGACCTCGCCGAATAA
- a CDS encoding ABC transporter permease, giving the protein MIERLLGYVGRPFVRFFDTIERFGAFILFQVRLFALFPYVLRRPKIFLTQIEVIGMGCMGVITLTAVFTGMVLAIQLYNGFHQFGAENFIGYTVYFSITRELGPVFAALMLISRSISAMAAELGTMRVSEQIDAIDILGVDSKEYLISPRIVATIISLPLLVVWFDFIAIGAGYLISTGVLGINPVVYQDTLMRLGEFDDIMTGVIKAAVFGYIVSAIGSYIGYHTTGGARGVGESTIYAVVYSAVAIFVANYFLSALFLFLDW; this is encoded by the coding sequence ATGATAGAGAGGCTATTGGGTTACGTCGGCCGTCCGTTCGTCCGTTTTTTCGACACGATTGAGAGATTCGGGGCGTTTATTCTGTTCCAGGTCAGACTTTTTGCACTCTTTCCGTACGTACTGCGCCGCCCCAAAATTTTTCTGACCCAGATCGAAGTTATCGGGATGGGGTGTATGGGGGTTATTACGCTGACCGCCGTTTTTACCGGAATGGTGCTGGCGATACAGCTTTACAACGGGTTCCACCAGTTCGGCGCCGAAAATTTTATCGGCTATACCGTCTATTTTTCGATTACGCGCGAACTGGGGCCCGTGTTCGCGGCCTTGATGCTGATTTCGCGCTCCATCAGCGCGATGGCGGCGGAACTGGGGACGATGCGGGTGAGCGAACAGATCGACGCAATCGACATCCTGGGGGTCGATTCCAAAGAGTACCTGATCTCTCCGCGCATCGTCGCGACGATCATTTCCCTTCCGCTGTTGGTGGTCTGGTTCGATTTTATCGCCATCGGGGCCGGTTATCTGATTTCGACGGGAGTTCTGGGGATCAATCCGGTCGTGTATCAGGACACGCTGATGCGTCTGGGAGAATTCGACGACATTATGACCGGCGTCATCAAAGCCGCGGTTTTCGGTTACATCGTCAGCGCAATCGGCAGCTACATCGGCTACCATACGACCGGCGGGGCGAGGGGAGTCGGAGAATCGACGATCTATGCCGTCGTCTATTCGGCGGTAGCGATTTTCGTCGCGAACTATTTTCTCTCGGCCCTGTTTTTGTTCCTGGATTGGTAA
- the fliL gene encoding flagellar basal body-associated protein FliL yields the protein MAEKEEEQTAEGGEKKKSNLLLIIIIIVLVLVLAIGGAIAFLMMGNDDAAGEAAHGAKKEAAAAPHADEAESEAGPSDSSLTEVGLMYPLDVFTVNLLSESGRRYLKVEINLEIEGEELSPELDTKKPIFRDIIIRILSSKSLEEISTIKGKEKLKEQIVDEINMRLKDGKVKNVYFTDFVVQ from the coding sequence ATGGCTGAAAAAGAAGAAGAACAGACCGCAGAAGGCGGAGAAAAGAAAAAATCGAACCTGCTGCTGATCATTATCATCATCGTACTGGTGCTCGTACTGGCGATCGGCGGGGCCATTGCATTTTTGATGATGGGTAACGATGATGCGGCGGGCGAAGCGGCTCACGGAGCCAAAAAAGAAGCCGCGGCCGCGCCGCATGCCGACGAAGCCGAAAGCGAAGCGGGCCCTTCGGATTCTTCCCTGACCGAAGTGGGACTGATGTACCCGCTTGACGTTTTCACGGTCAATCTCCTTTCCGAAAGCGGACGCCGTTATCTGAAAGTCGAGATCAACCTTGAAATCGAGGGGGAAGAACTTAGCCCTGAACTCGATACGAAAAAACCGATTTTCCGCGATATCATTATCCGGATTCTCTCTTCCAAATCGCTCGAAGAAATTTCGACGATCAAAGGAAAAGAGAAACTCAAAGAACAGATCGTCGACGAGATCAACATGCGTCTTAAAGACGGTAAAGTCAAAAACGTCTACTTCACCGATTTCGTGGTGCAATGA
- the acpS gene encoding holo-ACP synthase, producing MIGIDLVKTQRMERLLGRFGERGLSRFLSPDEILLVKNHRNAAGFWAAKEACAKALGCGIGAECGFHDIILSKNPKGAPLIDLSERVKTAFAIENLSVSITHDGDYAIAVVALERHRA from the coding sequence ATGATCGGAATCGACCTGGTCAAAACGCAGAGGATGGAACGGCTACTGGGCCGTTTCGGCGAACGGGGGCTTTCCCGTTTCCTCTCCCCCGATGAAATTCTCCTCGTCAAAAACCACCGTAACGCCGCCGGGTTCTGGGCCGCCAAGGAAGCATGCGCCAAAGCGCTCGGATGCGGCATCGGGGCCGAGTGCGGATTTCACGATATCATCCTCTCAAAAAACCCCAAAGGTGCACCGCTGATCGATCTGTCCGAACGGGTCAAAACGGCGTTCGCTATCGAAAACCTCAGCGTCTCGATCACCCATGACGGCGACTACGCGATCGCCGTCGTCGCCCTTGAACGGCACAGGGCTTAA
- a CDS encoding class I SAM-dependent rRNA methyltransferase yields MNAITVTKNAARSLRNFFCWVYSNELIAPDDIADGEIVDILAPDGTFLARGYLNRKSTISVRVLAFERREIDASFFEERIRSAYVKRKAIAGCADAYRVVHSEADFLPGLIVDSYNGYLAIQINTLGMERLRAPIIDALRKVLNPIGIIDKSDAKVRAKEGLETRNGVISGTVPETVTITENGIKFSVNLHEGQKTGFYLDQRRNRRISAEYVGEGMRVLDVFCNAGGFGLYALRNGADVRFVDLSEHALTQVRHNLELNGFPECDIIRQDAFDFLTLEKTTPNRYDAVFLDPPPFAKTKKEAEGAIKGFKFLFSAGLSLTKPGGIVALYSCSHHIGEDALLEIAREASAKAGVPLEVLELQRADNDHPYILNIPNSAYLSGIIVRKTVL; encoded by the coding sequence ATGAACGCCATTACCGTCACCAAAAACGCCGCCCGATCCTTACGCAATTTCTTTTGCTGGGTTTACAGCAACGAACTGATCGCCCCGGACGATATTGCCGATGGAGAGATCGTCGATATCCTTGCACCCGATGGGACATTTCTCGCGCGGGGGTATCTCAACCGCAAAAGCACGATTTCGGTACGGGTCCTCGCGTTTGAGCGCCGAGAGATCGACGCTTCGTTTTTCGAAGAACGGATCCGGTCGGCCTACGTCAAACGCAAGGCCATAGCCGGATGCGCCGACGCTTACCGCGTCGTCCACTCCGAAGCCGATTTTCTCCCGGGTCTCATCGTCGACAGCTACAACGGCTATCTTGCGATTCAGATCAACACCCTGGGAATGGAACGGCTGCGCGCCCCGATCATCGATGCCCTCCGAAAGGTCCTCAACCCCATCGGCATCATTGACAAATCCGATGCCAAAGTACGCGCCAAAGAGGGACTCGAGACCCGTAACGGCGTCATTTCCGGTACGGTTCCCGAAACCGTTACGATCACTGAAAACGGGATCAAATTCAGCGTCAACCTTCACGAAGGGCAAAAAACGGGCTTCTACCTCGACCAACGCCGTAACCGTCGTATCAGTGCGGAATATGTCGGCGAGGGGATGCGTGTTTTGGATGTTTTCTGCAATGCCGGAGGTTTCGGTCTCTACGCCCTGCGCAACGGTGCCGACGTCCGGTTTGTCGATCTCTCCGAACATGCCCTGACGCAAGTCCGGCACAACCTCGAACTCAACGGTTTTCCAGAGTGCGACATCATCCGCCAGGACGCTTTCGATTTCCTGACCCTCGAAAAAACAACGCCGAACCGCTATGACGCGGTTTTCCTCGACCCTCCCCCGTTTGCCAAAACGAAAAAAGAGGCCGAGGGGGCAATCAAGGGGTTCAAATTTCTTTTTTCGGCGGGCCTGTCGTTGACCAAACCGGGGGGGATCGTCGCACTCTACTCCTGCTCGCACCATATCGGAGAAGACGCCCTCCTCGAGATCGCCCGCGAAGCTTCCGCCAAGGCGGGGGTCCCGTTGGAGGTTCTGGAGCTTCAGCGCGCAGACAATGATCATCCCTACATTCTCAATATCCCGAATTCCGCCTATCTCAGCGGAATCATCGTTCGTAAAACCGTATTATAG
- a CDS encoding superoxide dismutase produces the protein MLHELMKLPFEPSSLEPSISAETLSYHYGKHHAAYVNKLNALIAGTEYESMNLEQIIQNATGPVFNNAAQVYNHDFYWKGLSGSVTEPSARLSALIERDFGSAERFKEAFVNAAIGLFGSGWTWLVVTKEGRLELRTTSNADTPLRQGETPLLTCDVWEHAYYIDYRNARPDYLEGWWKRVNWNFVSANLADFEKSASNPPCNDNTDVCGYIDTMQRNERTPS, from the coding sequence ATGCTTCACGAATTGATGAAACTCCCTTTCGAGCCTTCGTCGCTCGAACCTTCTATTTCCGCCGAAACGCTTTCATACCATTACGGTAAGCACCATGCCGCGTACGTCAACAAGCTCAATGCCCTTATCGCCGGCACCGAATACGAATCGATGAATCTCGAACAGATTATTCAAAATGCCACAGGTCCTGTATTCAACAATGCCGCACAGGTATACAACCACGATTTTTACTGGAAAGGGCTGAGCGGTTCCGTGACCGAACCCTCGGCACGTCTGAGCGCGTTGATCGAACGCGATTTCGGATCGGCCGAGCGTTTCAAAGAGGCTTTTGTGAATGCGGCGATAGGGCTGTTCGGATCGGGATGGACCTGGCTGGTGGTGACCAAGGAGGGGCGGCTCGAGCTGCGGACGACCTCCAACGCCGATACCCCCCTACGACAGGGAGAAACACCGCTTCTGACCTGCGACGTATGGGAACACGCCTATTACATCGACTACCGCAATGCGCGTCCCGACTATCTGGAAGGGTGGTGGAAACGGGTCAACTGGAATTTCGTTTCGGCCAATCTGGCCGATTTCGAAAAAAGCGCTTCGAACCCTCCCTGTAACGACAATACGGACGTATGCGGCTACATCGATACGATGCAGAGGAATGAACGCACCCCCTCCTGA
- the thiS gene encoding sulfur carrier protein ThiS translates to MHIKVNGETREVSENTTLLELIRSLGIEAKVMAAAVNMQIVKQDGWNSAVLHEGDAVELLDFVGGG, encoded by the coding sequence ATGCACATCAAAGTAAACGGCGAAACCCGTGAGGTTTCCGAAAATACGACCCTTTTGGAACTGATCCGTTCGCTCGGCATCGAGGCCAAAGTGATGGCTGCGGCGGTGAACATGCAGATCGTGAAGCAAGACGGGTGGAACAGCGCCGTTTTGCACGAAGGGGATGCGGTCGAACTGCTCGATTTTGTCGGCGGGGGATGA
- a CDS encoding ankyrin repeat domain-containing protein, whose protein sequence is MMRWIIPFFVLAASAGAGVLHDAAFDGDRQSMERHIRAGHKVDEANAAGLSALHVAIKLSDTKMAAYLLECGADINFQDNNGNTPLILAVKKKDLDLVTFVVLRGADVNLANKDGITPLHQAAFSGNEKIVDFLLKAKADPHLKNNDGATAYDFAIAKEFFQIAQLIKMSM, encoded by the coding sequence ATGATGCGGTGGATAATCCCGTTTTTCGTGCTAGCGGCATCCGCCGGCGCGGGAGTGCTGCACGATGCGGCGTTCGATGGAGACCGGCAGTCGATGGAACGCCATATCCGGGCGGGACACAAGGTCGACGAAGCCAATGCCGCGGGGCTGAGTGCCCTGCACGTCGCGATCAAGCTCTCAGACACCAAAATGGCCGCCTACCTGCTCGAATGCGGAGCCGATATCAATTTTCAGGATAACAACGGCAACACGCCGCTCATCCTGGCGGTCAAGAAAAAAGACCTCGACCTCGTGACGTTCGTCGTCCTGCGCGGCGCGGACGTGAATCTGGCCAACAAAGACGGCATCACCCCCCTGCACCAGGCGGCGTTCAGCGGGAATGAGAAAATCGTCGATTTTCTCCTTAAAGCCAAAGCCGATCCCCATCTTAAAAACAACGACGGGGCAACGGCGTACGATTTCGCGATCGCCAAGGAGTTTTTCCAGATCGCCCAACTCATAAAAATGTCGATGTAG
- a CDS encoding SAM-dependent methyltransferase: MRFSDYMQEWLYGEEGYYASYRPIGKKGDFYTAVSTSKFFGGTIANHIVRRIDEGFLRSDALICEIGAHHGYLLADIIEFIHTLRPQLLQTLRFGIVERFEALRTAQQNYFDESFGNAVKLEHYGDLTEVSERCAFFVANEIFDAFPCELFYKGKTGRVEEGKVLFDIDDPEITELAEKYKQDRGEIARGYESFAQAMRKAAERFEFVSFDYGELQARSDFSIRVYREHQVYPLFDEALDMNEAFGRSDITYDVNFTHVKEAFENEGVVCAQYATQLVALVEMGILDLLAILKERAGEAIYKQELEKAKILITPSLMGERFKMIRFVKE, from the coding sequence GTGCGTTTTAGCGACTATATGCAAGAGTGGCTGTACGGAGAAGAGGGGTATTACGCCTCGTACCGCCCGATCGGCAAAAAAGGGGATTTCTATACGGCGGTGAGTACCTCCAAGTTCTTCGGGGGAACGATCGCCAATCACATCGTCCGACGCATCGACGAGGGGTTTTTGCGAAGCGACGCGCTGATCTGTGAAATCGGCGCCCATCACGGCTACCTCCTCGCCGATATCATCGAATTCATCCATACGCTGCGTCCGCAGCTTCTGCAGACTCTTCGGTTCGGAATCGTCGAACGGTTCGAAGCGCTTCGAACGGCGCAGCAAAATTATTTCGACGAATCGTTCGGCAACGCGGTGAAGCTCGAACACTACGGCGATTTGACGGAAGTCTCCGAACGGTGCGCCTTTTTCGTCGCGAACGAGATTTTCGACGCGTTTCCCTGCGAATTGTTTTACAAAGGGAAAACGGGCCGCGTCGAAGAGGGGAAAGTCCTCTTCGACATCGACGATCCTGAAATAACGGAGCTGGCCGAAAAATATAAGCAGGATCGGGGCGAAATTGCGCGAGGATACGAGTCGTTTGCTCAGGCGATGCGCAAGGCGGCGGAACGTTTCGAATTCGTCAGTTTCGATTACGGCGAATTGCAGGCGCGAAGCGATTTTTCGATCCGCGTCTATCGTGAACACCAGGTCTACCCGCTCTTTGACGAAGCGCTCGACATGAATGAAGCGTTCGGCCGAAGCGACATCACCTACGACGTCAATTTCACCCACGTAAAAGAGGCGTTTGAAAACGAAGGCGTCGTTTGCGCCCAGTATGCGACGCAGCTTGTGGCGCTCGTGGAGATGGGGATTCTCGATCTGCTTGCGATCCTCAAGGAACGCGCCGGCGAAGCGATCTACAAACAAGAGCTCGAAAAAGCCAAAATACTCATTACCCCTTCGCTGATGGGGGAACGGTTCAAAATGATACGGTTCGTAAAGGAATAA
- a CDS encoding aspartate aminotransferase family protein, protein MTKNFENYVLPTYGRQNVSFVKGMNALLVDSEGKEYVDFAAGIAVCSVGHGNDRLTKAICEQASRIIHVSNLYLIEPQAECARRIVEQSGYDMKCFFGNSGAEANEGAIKIARKYGEENGQPKRYKIITLQHSFHGRTITALKATGQESMHNYFGPFPDGFVYAKNIDEIESLLDDHTVAVMIELVQGEGGVQPQDRQKVQALAALLKSRDILLMVDEVQTGIYRTGEFLASNLYGIEPDVITLAKGLGGGVPIGVVMTSKKDIFAPGDHGSTFGGNYLSTAAANEVLDILSELKQSGELDHMLIYFEESLARFAAAHPAIFLEHVGLGMMRGLRVADGDTLSKIINAAREAGVLVLKAGRNTLRFLPPLTITKADIDEGFARLEKAMASL, encoded by the coding sequence ATGACAAAAAATTTTGAAAATTATGTATTGCCCACCTATGGGCGCCAGAACGTCAGTTTTGTGAAAGGGATGAATGCCCTCCTCGTCGACAGTGAAGGGAAAGAATACGTCGATTTTGCCGCGGGGATCGCGGTATGCAGCGTCGGCCACGGCAATGACCGCCTTACCAAAGCGATCTGCGAGCAGGCGTCGCGGATCATCCATGTCTCGAACCTTTACCTGATCGAACCGCAGGCCGAATGTGCCCGCCGGATCGTCGAGCAAAGCGGATACGACATGAAATGTTTTTTCGGAAACAGCGGTGCCGAGGCGAACGAGGGGGCGATCAAAATTGCCCGCAAATACGGTGAGGAAAACGGTCAGCCCAAACGGTACAAAATCATCACGCTGCAGCATTCGTTCCACGGCCGGACGATCACGGCGCTCAAAGCGACGGGGCAGGAATCGATGCACAACTATTTCGGGCCGTTTCCCGACGGTTTCGTGTATGCCAAAAACATCGATGAGATCGAATCGTTGCTGGACGATCATACCGTCGCGGTCATGATCGAACTGGTGCAGGGGGAAGGGGGCGTGCAACCGCAGGATCGCCAGAAAGTCCAGGCACTGGCCGCGCTGCTCAAATCGCGCGATATTTTGCTGATGGTCGACGAAGTGCAGACGGGTATTTACCGCACGGGCGAGTTTCTGGCGTCGAACCTCTACGGAATCGAACCCGACGTGATCACACTGGCCAAAGGGCTGGGCGGGGGCGTACCGATCGGCGTGGTGATGACGAGCAAAAAAGATATTTTCGCCCCCGGCGACCACGGCTCGACGTTCGGCGGCAATTATCTCTCCACCGCAGCGGCGAACGAGGTGCTCGACATCCTCTCCGAACTCAAGCAAAGCGGGGAACTTGATCATATGCTGATCTATTTCGAAGAGTCGCTGGCCCGCTTTGCCGCCGCTCATCCGGCCATTTTCCTCGAACACGTGGGACTTGGGATGATGCGGGGGCTTAGAGTGGCCGACGGGGACACCCTCTCCAAAATCATCAACGCCGCGCGTGAGGCGGGGGTACTCGTCCTCAAAGCCGGACGCAATACCCTCCGTTTCCTGCCGCCGCTGACGATCACCAAAGCGGACATTGACGAAGGGTTCGCGCGTCTTGAAAAAGCGATGGCGTCCCTCTAA